One part of the Anguilla anguilla isolate fAngAng1 chromosome 11, fAngAng1.pri, whole genome shotgun sequence genome encodes these proteins:
- the LOC118208616 gene encoding Golgi integral membrane protein 4-like isoform X2: protein MLGLCWRRQKCSGLTALSALAACAACAVLLLLLTRLRESAADLAAQAQRCRDQQEALSAQLQVVYEHRSRLERSLQKERLEHKKTKEDFLLYKLEAQEALNKEKNQLTDMRTQLLSQQTANGELQLSQRKALEECKLTGALQRTETQDRILSLQDMVMKLKEESRLLRKAHQDVHSQLVNAQAQVEGFQQGKQPPQKAPGGKGLSIILPHIDTGKQTGPQLRELKDSVGSPSSAPGLKLLLVNSTQSGHHGQVTIAPLSQSKQRTQLDIGLVGTRSTNHKDSMVMTMDKWPGEEGQEHQLDSWNSLNRKNNYNQSPDKNFLSANQRASSKHWRGVATNEIKSTVPEEINEDRDFVERLDNGDLEIDSQGEEMAQGPGAIAQEPMEDGRVGETEDQLEEEDEEDDDGGNEEEY from the exons ATGTTGGGGCTGTGCTGGCGCAGGCAGAAGTGCAGCGGGCTGACTGCGCTGTCGGCGTTGGCGGCCTGCGCGGCGTGCGCggtgctgctcctcctgctcacgCGGCTGCGCGAGAGCGCCGCGGACCTGGCCGCGCAGGCCCAGCGCTGCAGagaccagcaggaggcgctgtcCGCGCAGCTGCAGG TGGTGTATGAGCACCGATCTCGCCTGGAGCGGTCCTTACAGAAGGAGAGACTGGAGCACAAGAAGACCAaggaag ATTTCTTGTTATACAAGCTGGAGGCCCAAGAAGCCTTGAACAAGGAAAAG AACCAGCTAACGGACATGCGCACGCAGCTCCTGTCCCAGCAGACGGCCAATGGGGAGCTGCAGCTGAGTCAGCGCAAAGCCCTGGAGGAGTGCAAACTCACGGGGGCGCTGCAGCGCACAGAGACGCAGGACCGCATCCTGTCGCTGCAGG ACATGGTGATgaagctgaaggaggagagCAGGCTGCTGAGGAAGGCTCATCAGGATGTCCACAGCCAGCTCGTCAATGCCCAG GCACAGGTGGAGGGATTCCAGCAGGGGAAGCAGCCCCCGCAGAAGGCTCCTGGAGGGAAGGGGCTGTCAATCATCCTGCCGCACATCGACACGGGGAAACAGACGGGTCCTCAGCTGCGAGAGCTAAAG GATTCAGTTGGATCACCAAGCTCTGCCCCCGGATTGAAATTGCTATTGGTTAATTCCACACAGTCTGGACACCATGGACAG GTCACAATCGCTCCTCTCAGCCAATCCAAACAGAGGACACAACTGGACATTGGGTTGGTTGGCACACGCTCAACCAATCATAAGGACTCCATGGTGATGACCATGGATAAGTGGCCAGGTGAAGAAGGACAGGAACATCAATTAGACAG TTGGAATAGCTTGAACAGGAAGAACAATTACAACCAGAGTCCGGACAAGAATTTCCTCTCAGCGAATCAGAGGGCTTCGTCTAAGCACTGGCGAGGTGTGGCAACCAATGAGATTAAGAGCACGGTGCCAGAAGAGATTAATGAGGACAGAGATTTTGTAGAAAGGCTGGATAATGGAGATCTGGAAATTG ACTCCCAGGGGGAAGAGATGGCACAGGGCCCGGGCGCCATCGCCCAGGAACCAATG GAGGacgggagagtgggagagacgGAAGATCAGCtcgaggaggaggatgaggaagacgACGACGGCGGAAACGAGGAAGAATATTAA
- the LOC118208616 gene encoding Golgi integral membrane protein 4-like isoform X1 encodes MLGLCWRRQKCSGLTALSALAACAACAVLLLLLTRLRESAADLAAQAQRCRDQQEALSAQLQVVYEHRSRLERSLQKERLEHKKTKEDFLLYKLEAQEALNKEKQDAMNRYSALSSQNSILKNQLTDMRTQLLSQQTANGELQLSQRKALEECKLTGALQRTETQDRILSLQDMVMKLKEESRLLRKAHQDVHSQLVNAQAQVEGFQQGKQPPQKAPGGKGLSIILPHIDTGKQTGPQLRELKDSVGSPSSAPGLKLLLVNSTQSGHHGQVTIAPLSQSKQRTQLDIGLVGTRSTNHKDSMVMTMDKWPGEEGQEHQLDSWNSLNRKNNYNQSPDKNFLSANQRASSKHWRGVATNEIKSTVPEEINEDRDFVERLDNGDLEIDSQGEEMAQGPGAIAQEPMEDGRVGETEDQLEEEDEEDDDGGNEEEY; translated from the exons ATGTTGGGGCTGTGCTGGCGCAGGCAGAAGTGCAGCGGGCTGACTGCGCTGTCGGCGTTGGCGGCCTGCGCGGCGTGCGCggtgctgctcctcctgctcacgCGGCTGCGCGAGAGCGCCGCGGACCTGGCCGCGCAGGCCCAGCGCTGCAGagaccagcaggaggcgctgtcCGCGCAGCTGCAGG TGGTGTATGAGCACCGATCTCGCCTGGAGCGGTCCTTACAGAAGGAGAGACTGGAGCACAAGAAGACCAaggaag ATTTCTTGTTATACAAGCTGGAGGCCCAAGAAGCCTTGAACAAGGAAAAG CAGGACGCCATGAACAGATACAGTGCCCTCAGCTCCCAAAACAGTATcctcaag AACCAGCTAACGGACATGCGCACGCAGCTCCTGTCCCAGCAGACGGCCAATGGGGAGCTGCAGCTGAGTCAGCGCAAAGCCCTGGAGGAGTGCAAACTCACGGGGGCGCTGCAGCGCACAGAGACGCAGGACCGCATCCTGTCGCTGCAGG ACATGGTGATgaagctgaaggaggagagCAGGCTGCTGAGGAAGGCTCATCAGGATGTCCACAGCCAGCTCGTCAATGCCCAG GCACAGGTGGAGGGATTCCAGCAGGGGAAGCAGCCCCCGCAGAAGGCTCCTGGAGGGAAGGGGCTGTCAATCATCCTGCCGCACATCGACACGGGGAAACAGACGGGTCCTCAGCTGCGAGAGCTAAAG GATTCAGTTGGATCACCAAGCTCTGCCCCCGGATTGAAATTGCTATTGGTTAATTCCACACAGTCTGGACACCATGGACAG GTCACAATCGCTCCTCTCAGCCAATCCAAACAGAGGACACAACTGGACATTGGGTTGGTTGGCACACGCTCAACCAATCATAAGGACTCCATGGTGATGACCATGGATAAGTGGCCAGGTGAAGAAGGACAGGAACATCAATTAGACAG TTGGAATAGCTTGAACAGGAAGAACAATTACAACCAGAGTCCGGACAAGAATTTCCTCTCAGCGAATCAGAGGGCTTCGTCTAAGCACTGGCGAGGTGTGGCAACCAATGAGATTAAGAGCACGGTGCCAGAAGAGATTAATGAGGACAGAGATTTTGTAGAAAGGCTGGATAATGGAGATCTGGAAATTG ACTCCCAGGGGGAAGAGATGGCACAGGGCCCGGGCGCCATCGCCCAGGAACCAATG GAGGacgggagagtgggagagacgGAAGATCAGCtcgaggaggaggatgaggaagacgACGACGGCGGAAACGAGGAAGAATATTAA
- the tmem240a gene encoding transmembrane protein 240 isoform X1, with product MIATTMIFMIIGASVVMAIACLMDMNALLDRFHNYILPHLRGEDRVCHCNCGRHRVHYVIPYDGDQSLMDSSENYFVSDSVTKQEMDLMLGLMLGFCISWLLLWLEGVLQCALRAWKASPRQYDGPSWAWLPRFCNLRELRRRLQLRRRLQDSGGNMVHIKQKLYHNGHPSPRHL from the exons ATGATCGCAACCACCATGATCTTTATGATTATTGGGGCTTCTGTTGTTATG GCGATAGCGTGTTTAATGGACATGAACGCGCTACTGGATCGCTTTCACAACTATATCTTACCGCATTTACGAGGGGAGGATCGCGTCTGTCATTGCAACTGTGGAAG GCACCGCGTGCACTACGTGATCCCGTATGACGGGGACCAGTCCCTGATGGACTCCTCGGAGAACTACTTCGTGAGTGACAGCGTGACCAAGCAGGAGATGGACCTGATGCTGGGGCTGATGCTGGGCTTCTGCATCAGCTGGCTCCTCCTCTGGCTGGAGGGGGTACTGCAGTGCGCCCTGAGGGCCTGGAAGGCCAGCCCCCGCCAGTATG ACGGCCCGTCCTGGGCGTGGCTTCCCCGCTTCTGTAACCTGCGGGAGCTGCGCAGAcggctgcagctgcgcagacggCTGCAGGACTCCGGCGGGAACATGGTGCACATCAAGCAGAAGCTGTACCACAACGGCCACCCGAGCCCCCGCCACCTCTGA
- the tmem240a gene encoding transmembrane protein 240 isoform X2, whose amino-acid sequence MCAWMPGIRSLYSLKGSRHRVHYVIPYDGDQSLMDSSENYFVSDSVTKQEMDLMLGLMLGFCISWLLLWLEGVLQCALRAWKASPRQYDGPSWAWLPRFCNLRELRRRLQLRRRLQDSGGNMVHIKQKLYHNGHPSPRHL is encoded by the exons atgtgcgcgtggaTGCCAGGAATCCGGAGTTTGTATAGTCTAAAAGGAAGCAG GCACCGCGTGCACTACGTGATCCCGTATGACGGGGACCAGTCCCTGATGGACTCCTCGGAGAACTACTTCGTGAGTGACAGCGTGACCAAGCAGGAGATGGACCTGATGCTGGGGCTGATGCTGGGCTTCTGCATCAGCTGGCTCCTCCTCTGGCTGGAGGGGGTACTGCAGTGCGCCCTGAGGGCCTGGAAGGCCAGCCCCCGCCAGTATG ACGGCCCGTCCTGGGCGTGGCTTCCCCGCTTCTGTAACCTGCGGGAGCTGCGCAGAcggctgcagctgcgcagacggCTGCAGGACTCCGGCGGGAACATGGTGCACATCAAGCAGAAGCTGTACCACAACGGCCACCCGAGCCCCCGCCACCTCTGA